One genomic window of Pieris rapae chromosome 15, ilPieRapa1.1, whole genome shotgun sequence includes the following:
- the LOC111002230 gene encoding uncharacterized protein LOC111002230, protein MPITRSISRQVTKEESGQASRGADVKPIPTPPVSVVPLTHTADRGESAHKEDSKKSIRPIDKTFAFSGKRSASSKKSSLRAEALKKLAQAKLAEARAATALAEAEVAQIEAQSSRNSDSLSTGTEGRDVNLVENWLATNTFTEEPHSKHCVDVSALASALKEAARAMRPKNFVELPIFTGDVNEWMAFKTAYLETSEQFTKMENVMRLRRSLKGVAKEAVISLFITDVDPAEILTLLEARFGRSDTLAIAEIEKIKLLPRLTDNPQDICIFASKVINIVTVIKALKKEFYLYNPESVRRVVEKMTPSIRYRWYDYAASRPEEEPDLIKLSSFFSREADLCSRYAQAEGAKATLNQNKSFRTCAMLTTSQKVKTQGSGCVVCSSQHGIKDCSQFMKLKTEDRWEKAKELNLCFRCLAKRHFKHRCSYKPCGSEGCKASHHVLLHFTTPSSDTQNQTTAVAVNQDVRRALLKIVPVKLIGPTAVIETFALLDEGSSITLLEEEFAHAIGATGPVEPFTIEGVAGARLEAVNSKRVSFQISGIHSKTEHKLEARTIERLNLAHQTVEKDIVNRCRHLIDIAEDLIYKKGTPTLLIGQDNWNLIVSKKIRNGEREDPVASLTELGWVLHGPTKISSKAHVFHLVEEDRKEDEEDMDRNIENLMKHFMDLDSLGIIPRKPTNDPDERAITLLKKYSRRLADGRFETGLLWRRDELELPENRNNALKRLENIERRLDKDIKLKGQYNSQITHLLECGYAEMAPSTSHPERTWYLPHFPVMNPSKPKPRIVLDAAAKTKGISLNDMLLSGPDLLQSLLGVLMRFRQKPVAVAGDICEMFLQIRIRPEDRDALRFLWREGKRESDLKEYRMTSVIFGAASSPCTAIFIKNLNAEEYRDKYPEAAEAIIRNHYMDDYLQSFNTVEDAVRISKEVSYIHEQAKFKLQKWASNKPEVIKEVDPQLKYKNEEVKLQDSSLSNLEKTLGLVWRTADDKLTFNWNIQRADVEVVEGVQQPTKREFLRILMSLFDPLGLITPISLPARGILQETWRLGIHWDDILPEELCKRWVDWMNHINDLKNLYLPRCYAGCASAEFLEMHVFVDASESAYAAAVYWRAVMADKNIKLSLVMAKGRVAPLKLTSIPRLELQAAVLGCRLARTVETEHDLKVRKRIFWTDSKTVLAWLRSGPRVFKPFVAHRVAEIEEGTKVNEWRWVPTALNVADDATRQVPRSFNSEHRWFEGPEFLYSSEENWPQEEVAEVVATGEERVAAINNNVKPCLKESLPEATRFSSWMRLIRSTGRVLQFIGLCGQRRHAKTVSLEAHHIKKAETLWWKASQEASFEEDFRRLRGNLPVGKNSRLRTLSVSIDEEGIIRLKSRIESAPDLPEEQRSPPILDGNSYYVRLYIAWIHKANHHSGPETVANEVRTRLWILRLKPAIRNIIKNCIKCRILRARPAIPATGDHPNTRLGYHQRPFTYVGLDYFGPFIITVGRHHEKRYVALFTCLTTRAVHLELAGSLTADSAVMALRRLMARRGCPSEIHSDNGTNFKGADSELKRAAYQAVKQEAEVRTIKWCFIPPGAPFMGGAWERLVQSVKRSLAATLNERHPKEEVLFTLLLEAEYTVNNRPLTPVSTSPDDLEALTPLHFILGGPARVPQPGSFVEADVNSRLRWRQSQRLADIFWNRWIKEYTPILQNRRDPRSRGNTPKLGDLVLLVDDAIPRNSWPKGRVTATYPGKDGVVRVIEVRTKAGLVRRATKKIIVLASEGA, encoded by the coding sequence ATGCCTATCACTAGATCAATTAGCCGCCAGGTGACAAAAGAGGAATCAGGTCAAGCGAGTAGAGGGGCAGATGTGAAGCCCATACCGACGCCACCTGTGTCAGTAGTTCCTTTGACACATACAGCTGACCGTGGAGAATCTGCACATAAGGAAGACTCTAAGAAATCTATTCGTCCTATAGACAAGACCTTTGCTTTCTCCGGCAAACGAAGTGCATCTAGTAAAAAAAGTTCCTTACGTGCAGAAGCCCTTAAGAAATTGGCGCAAGCAAAACTCGCTGAAGCTCGCGCTGCAACAGCTCTCGCTGAAGCGGAAGTTGCTCAAATTGAAGCGCAAAGTTCTCGTAATTCAGATAGTCTTTCCACTGGCACTGAAGGAAGGGATGTTAATTTGGTTGAAAATTGGTTAGCGACCAACACATTCACAGAGGAACCACATTCAAAGCATTGTGTAGATGTATCCGCGTTGGCATCAGCGCTCAAGGAAGCAGCGCGAGCAATGAGGCCCAAGAATTTTGTGGAGTTACCGATATTTACCGGAGATGTAAATGAATGGATGGCTTTTAAAACAGCATATTTAGAAACATCTGAACAATTCACAAAGATGGAGAATGTAATGAGATTGAGGAGGAGTTTAAAAGGAGTGGCTAAAGAAGCAGTAATTTCTCTGTTTATTACAGACGTTGATCCCGCTGAGATTTTAACTTTACTTGAAGCGAGATTTGGAAGATCAGATACTCTAGCTATTGCAGagatagaaaaaattaaactcttGCCTCGCCTTACCGACAATCCTCAAGATATCTGTATATTCGCGAGCAAAGTCATTAATATTGTTACTGTCATAAAAGCACTAAAAAAAGAGTTCTATCTATATAATCCGGAGTCAGTCAGAAGAGTAGTCGAGAAAATGACACCGTCAATTAGATACCGATGGTACGATTATGCTGCAAGTCGTCCAGAAGAAGAACCAGATTTGATTAAGTTGTCTTCTTTTTTCTCCCGAGAAGCCGATCTTTGTAGTCGTTATGCGCAAGCAGAGGGCGCTAAAGCAAcattaaatcaaaacaaatcatTTCGTACTTGCGCCATGCTTACAACGTCACAGAAGGTCAAAACACAAGGTTCCGGCTGTGTTGTATGTAGTAGTCAACATGGCATAAAAGATTGCAGTCAATTTATGAAGTTAAAGACCGAAGATAGATGGGAGAAGGCGAAGGAACTCAATCTGTGCTTTAGATGTTTAGCAAAGCGTCATTTCAAACACAGATGTTCATACAAACCCTGTGGATCTGAAGGTTGCAAAGCATCTCACCATGTTTTGCTGCATTTTACAACACCTTCTAGTGATACACAAAATCAAACCACTGCAGTAGCTGTAAATCAAGATGTAAGAAGAGCGTTACTAAAAATTGTACCCGTAAAATTAATTGGCCCAACCGCAGTCATCGAAACCTTCGCTTTGTTGGACGAGGGTTCGTCTATAACGCTATTGGAAGAAGAATTCGCACATGCTATTGGAGCTACTGGTCCAGTGGAACCCTTTACAATAGAAGGAGTTGCAGGAGCACGTTTAGAAGCTGTTAATTCAAAAAGAGTTTCATTTCAAATCAGTGGAATCCACTCCAAGACAGAACACAAATTAGAAGCGCGCACAATAGAAAGGTTAAACCTTGCTCACCAAACTGTCGAAAAAGACATCGTCAACAGATGTAGACACCTAATTGATATTGCTGAAGATCTCATTTACAAGAAAGGCACTCCTACTCTTCTTATAGGTCAGGATAACTGGAATTTGATCGTATCGAAGAAGATAAGAAATGGTGAACGAGAAGATCCTGTGGCATCTTTAACAGAATTAGGTTGGGTATTACATGGGCCGACTAAAATTAGCTCCAAAGCACATGTATTCCATTTGGTAGAAGAAGATAGAAAAGAAGATGAAGAAGATATGGATAGAAATATTGAAAACCTAATGAAGCATTTTATGGATTTAGATTCTTTAGGAATAATTCCGAGAAAACCAACAAATGATCCAGATGAGCGCGCCATAACTTTACTGAAGAAATATAGCCGTCGTCTCGCTGATGGTCGCTTTGAAACTGGCTTGTTGTGGCGTAGAGATGAACTGGAACTGCCTGAAAACAGAAATAATGCATTAAAAAgattagaaaatattgaaagaaGATTAGACaaggatattaaattaaaaggtcAATATAATTCGCAGATTACTCACCTTTTGGAATGCGGCTATGCAGAAATGGCACCCTCTACCTCACACCCCGAACGTACCTGGTACTTACCGCATTTCCCAGTGATGAATCCCTCGAAGCCAAAACCGCGTATTGTCTTGGATGCTGCCGCAAAAACAAAAGGAATATCATTAAATGATATGTTATTGTCTGGTCCGGATTTGTTACAATCGTTGCTAGGAGTCCTAATGCGATTTCGCCAAAAACCAGTGGCAGTAGCCGGAGATATATGCGAAATGTTTCTACAAATCAGGATAAGACCCGAAGACAGAGATGCTCTCCGTTTCTTATGGAGAGAGGGCAAGCGAGAAAGTGATCTAAAGGAATATAGAATGACAAGTGTGATTTTCGGTGCAGCATCATCTCCATGTACAgcaatttttatcaaaaatttgAATGCTGAAGAGTATCGAGATAAGTATCCAGAAGCAGCTGAGGCTATAATACGAAACCATTACATGGATGATTATTTGCAAAGTTTTAATACAGTCGAAGATGCTGTAAGAATTTCCAAAGAAGTTAGTTACATACACGAACAAGCGAAGTTTAAGCTACAGAAGTGGGCGAGCAACAAACCAGAAGTAATAAAAGAAGTCGATCcgcaactaaaatataaaaatgaagaagTAAAGCTACAAGACAGTTCATTGAGTAATTTAGAGAAGACACTGGGCTTGGTATGGAGAACTGCTGATGACAAACTTACCTTCAATTGGAATATTCAGAGAGCGGATGTGGAGGTTGTTGAGGGAGTGCAGCAACCTACAAAACGAgagtttttaagaattttgatGTCACTTTTTGATCCCTTGGGATTAATTACACCGATTAGCTTACCTGCACGAGGAATCCTCCAAGAAACCTGGAGACTAGGAATACATTGGGATGACATTTTGCCAGAAGAACTCTGCAAAAGATGGGTTGATTGGATGAAtcatataaatgatttaaaaaatttatacttgCCTCGCTGCTATGCAGGATGTGCAAGTGCGGAGTTTTTGGAGATGCATGTTTTCGTCGATGCTAGTGAAAGCGCATATGCTGCTGCTGTATATTGGCGAGCTGTAATggcagataaaaatattaaattgtctcTTGTCATGGCTAAAGGTAGAGTAGCACCTTTGAAGTTGACCTCAATACCAAGATTGGAGTTGCAAGCTGCGGTTTTGGGTTGTCGCCTGGCAAGAACAGTAGAGACTGAGCATGACCTTAAAGTGAGAAAAAGAATTTTCTGGACTGACTCTAAAACAGTACTTGCCTGGTTACGGTCGGGCCCGCGGGTTTTCAAACCATTCGTTGCTCACCGAGTAGCTGAAATAGAAGAAGGAACGAAAGTAAATGAATGGAGATGGGTACCAACTGCTTTAAATGTTGCTGACGACGCTACAAGACAGGTACCTCGAAGTTTCAACAGCGAGCATCGATGGTTTGAGGGACCAGAATTCCTTTATTCGTCAGAAGAAAACTGGCCCCAGGAAGAAGTGGCAGAGGTTGTTGCTACGGGAGAGGAGCGCGTGgcagcaataaataataatgtaaagccTTGCTTAAAAGAGTCCCTTCCAGAGGCAACAAGATTCTCCTCTTGGATGCGTCTCATTAGAAGTACTGGAAGAGTTCTACAATTTATCGGATTATGTGGCCAAAGAAGACACGCGAAGACAGTATCTCTGGAAGCACATCACATAAAGAAAGCCGAAACATTATGGTGGAAAGCGTCACAAGAAGCAAGCTTTGAAGAGGATTTCCGGCGGCTGCGTGGCAATCTTCCTGTCGGGAAAAACAGTCGACTTCGGACTTTAAGCGTTTCAATAGACGAAGAAGGAATCATACGTTTAAAGTCACGAATAGAATCAGCCCCAGACCTGCCAGAGGAACAACGATCTCCTCCGATTTTGGACGGAAATAGCTATTATGTGCGTCTGTATATCGCCTGGATACATAAAGCTAACCACCATAGCGGTCCAGAAACGGTGGCAAATGAAGTAAGAACGCGATTATGGATTCTGCGTCTTAAACCTGCCatcagaaatataataaagaattgcATTAAATGCAGGATCCTACGAGCTCGTCCTGCCATCCCTGCTACTGGCGATCATCCTAATACTAGGCTAGGCTATCACCAACGTCCATTCACATACGTCGGGCTTGACTACTTTGGGCCCTTCATTATTACAGTTGGGCGCCATCATGAGAAAAGATATGTGGCTTTGTTTACTTGTCTTACAACCAGGGCAGTACATTTGGAACTTGCTGGGTCTCTAACTGCTGATAGCGCTGTCATGGCTCTTCGGCGACTGATGGCTAGGAGAGGCTGTCCAAGTGAGATCCATAGCGACAATGGTACGAATTTTAAAGGAGCAGACTCAGAGCTTAAAAGGGCTGCATATCAAGCAGTTAAACAAGAGGCAGAAGTTCGAACGATAAAATGGTGCTTTATCCCTCCTGGAGCTCCTTTCATGGGAGGAGCTTGGGAACGACTCGTCCAATCGGTCAAACGATCTTTGGCTGCCACCTTAAACGAACGTCACCCTAAAGAGGAGGTACTTTTTACCTTGCTGTTGGAAGCAGAGTACACGGTCAATAATCGTCCGCTGACACCAGTGTCAACATCCCCAGATGATCTGGAGGCTCTCACACCACTCCATTTTATATTAGGAGGGCCTGCTCGTGTCCCTCAGCCTGGAAGTTTTGTAGAGGCCGACGTAAATTCCCGTTTGCGTTGGCGACAGTCGCAGCGCCTTGCTGACATTTTCTGGAATCGCTGGATTAAAGAGTATACTCCTATATTACAGAATCGCCGAGATCCCAGGAGCCGTGGCAACACCCCTAAGCTTGGTGACCTAGTCCTGCTGGTGGACGACGCCATTCCTCGTAACTCTTGGCCCAAGGGACGCGTCACCGCCACGTATCCCGGGAAGGATGGAGTCGTCCGCGTGATAGAAGTACGAACAAAAGCTGGACTCGTCAGACGGGCGACTAAGAAGATCATCGTGCTCGCGTCAGAGGGTGCATGA